The genomic segment CAACTTTCCAAATGGTTCCCATACAAACAATCTAAACCGCTCATAGAGCCAATTGTTATTAGAAATTACAAATGAAAGAGGTACAAGTTTTACTAAAACGTTACATTCTCCCTTCTCAAGTGTAAGGAAAACACTGTAATTGATTAAAATTAGAGatgattttataagattgacaTTTTGTAGGAAAAGAAATTATAACCTAAGAGCTCAAGGGCTTGACACGCCTTTCGACATCGAATTGAACTTCAGATAGACCGGTGATCCCAGCCGTTATCTTCTGACCTATCTTTACAGGTCCAACACCTTCTGGTGTGCCTATAATTTGATTGGATTGTATTTTATACGTTCTGAATTATTTTTGAGATGGGAAAACACacacaagttatatatatgtcagTACCTGTCAAGATGACATCTCCTTCGTAAAGGGTCATTATAGAACTAATGTAGCTGATGAGGTACGGGACCTTGAAGATCATATCTTTTGTCACACCCTTCTGTCTTATTTCACCATCAACCTGTCACATATTAAATTCCGTTTAGCCACTGCAGATTCTTAAGTGGGGAAATAACTTTTAAGTGACAACAGAACGAGAGAGTGGGGGGGAGGGACAAAACCTTAAGCCAAAGTTCTAGATTGTCAGGATCATGCACCATCGCCTTTGGCAACTGAAAAGtgacagaagaaacaaaattaatctaGAAGATCGGAAACTCTCAGCAGGACAGGACATATGATCCTCAAGTCAAGTTGGCTATGATATCCTTAAACCTCTTGGCTGCAGCGAAACTTTTCATATAACCTAGCTATATGATGTGTTGAAACTAGCATCTAGGTTTGAGATCAACACTTACAACAGAGCTGATAGGAGTGAAGGTATCTTGTCCTTTAGCAAGCGTCCATGGGAGACCAGCAGCCTGAAAAAGAGAATGTAAACACGATATATATGTTTAAGCACAAAACTAAACTGATAACCAGATCACTCTTCATGCAAAACCTCAAATCcatgattttggtttatataaatgGTGGTTGAAAACAGTCTGAAAAGCCCAAGTCATGACCCCCAAATACAAAAATATCGATCTATAGAGCTTATAgaagagatttcaaaaaaaagaacgaGTTCTATCATTGATGTTTTGACCATTTGTGCAGGTTTAACATAGACTGGTTCAGGTAAATGCAAAGAAATAAGAGAATAAAAGAAACATCATTGTATACATGTAAACCCCCACAAGATCCATTGATAATGAACTACCTTGGCAGACGCTTGGAGTTCCCGAGCAGTCATATCAAGAGCAACCGCATATCCTTCAGAAATCAAAGAAACGATGAAAATGTAATAAGAAATGACGAAGAAGCTAACATTACTAGACACTAAAAAATACATACCTCCAATGTAATCCATAGCAATAGATTCAGGAACATCTCTAGCCTTCTGTCCAATAACTAAAGCAAGTTCCACTTCATGGTGAAGTGAATCCAAAGGATGTGGTATCTCAATCGTTCCTCCGTTTTCCAAGTATGATGATGTTGGCTTCAAGAATATCACTGGTTCCTGTTTTCCCAAATTTTTAAGATATTCACAGATCACAAAATTTCAACTCTCCGATTTTATAGTGTCGATCTTGGATCAAAATGATAgtggataacaaaaaaaaaaaaagtccataaCAATTGAATTACAAAGAGATGAGAATCTCAgaaattgtttttaattcagaaaaaaaaaaagagagagaaagagagagagattgaacaGAAGAACCTTGGGGACGGCGTTGCCTAGCTCTTTGGCGTGAGCGGCGTAGTTACGCCCGACGCAGACGATCTTGGTGCCTTGTTTGAACATCCTCTGTATCATTGACGTCGCCATTTTCCGATCGATGCAATACAAAATTCAACAgacacttctcttctcttctctcttttctctccttttggTCAAACTCGTGGAAATATAAAATTCGGTAATTTTTGTCATCGAGTCTACTAAACCCGGAATTTACTATTCTAATCCCATACTTTTGTATTCTCACATATGACACCCCTTAACTTCGAAAAGTACCAAATTCATGTTCGTAAGGCGATCTTCTAGTTTTGACTAATtatgtaaagaagaaaaaaagcaacataaaatcggaaaatttagatttatcaaagctgagttttttttatatctggTGAAATCAAATTTACATTTGAAGAAGATGCATGACATGTACTAAAAGGCTTTTTTATATGGGTTTATTCTCGAAATCTGGTTTGTTAAAGCCTTAAAATACTAACTACAACGCGATAATTGATGTTTGATGATAATGCGACTGTAACATCACAATGAGCTTTCTTGGTTTTCCAATTCTTAACCCGACTCGAAGAGCAGGACAGCTTTCTGGTCGAGGTAGAAGTAAACGAAATGGTTTGTCTCGTGCGTTACATAAGAACCTGCATGAATAGAGATCGTCGAATTAAGTATTACACGAGATCAATAGCAATCAGATTCTACAGACAAATAATAGAAAGCCAGTAAGATAATCACTTGTTTGTTGATGTATCATGCACATGAATACTTTTGCTACGACATATCACTTGATTGTTGATGTATGCACATAAATACTTTTGCTGAGTAAAGAAAAGCTTAAATCCACGAACTTGTGAGGCTAAGGGGGTGGTACCACATCCTTGGAACCAAAAACATGGTGAAAACATCTTCATTGTGGGCTTCTAGTCTTTAAATTAAACGTTGAGTTCTTtgcttttgttctcttttattGTTGGTCTGCTTTTTTGTATTGGGTGGAAAGATCAAAGATTCTGTATTCAAAATCCATAAACACCAACGTAAAGCCCAACAAAAAATATGGATGTGGATTTGTGTGGATGGATAAATACAACagaacattataaataaataaaaatttaatgcaggaaaatatgaaaatatcatCAATTTAAGTTATGAGGTTATCTTCATTCGCCTTTTTCATGCGTAGATCTTAATTTATGTAAGATcgtaattataattatataaccTGAATAAAAGAAAACCACCATATAGAATAAGCCAAAACAGCTCAGAAATTGTGAATCATATTATTGTATTTTCACTTCATAGGTGAACTGGAGGATGATCACACCaacaaggagaaaacaagaaacaaaatattatcacTTTGATCATTTTATTCTTCACTTAAATGATGATTCATTTCTTCTCTTCGGTGTGAAGATCACCAAAGAACTTCTTAGGATTGCTCTCAAAAGCCTCCCTCGATATGTGTTGCGCTCCACCAGATCCAGGTGCAACCATCGTTTTATCGGAAACTTTACCGGAACCACAGCTTCCGCCGCTCGTACCAAAATTTTTGGCTGCATCAGGTTTGGAGTTCTTCGCGTCCATGGCTtgaattttttggtttggaaaCTAAAGCTTTGGACTTTGGTTATGGTGTGAATCGTGAAGTAAATTGTTAAGGGGTTGTATTATTTATATCACAAGTGTAACATCGCAAACTAATGGTCAAACTGGCATGGAATGTAATTACCGATGTTGTCTCTATTTTCATGTAAACTTGTTGTAGCATTTTCTCGTAAACTTGCGGTCATTTAAAAAAGTGTTTTGACTTTGAATAACAAATAACGAAGTTAACATctaatttaaaagtaaaaacaaagagtCAATTAGTGGTAGTATGACTATTCGAATCCCAATTCCCAAACTTCTGTATTTTCACATATGACACCCCTTAAATTCGAAAATACCGAATTCATCATGTTCATAAGGCGATCTTCTAGTTTTGACTAATTTATGTTTACAAGAAAAAAGCAACACAAATCGGAATTTAGATTGATCAAACTTGGTTTTTTAAATCTCgtgaaatcaaaatttacatTTGAAGAAGATGCATGACATGTACTGAAAGACTTTTATAGGGGTTTATTCTCCAAATCTGGTTGGTTAAAGCCTTAAAAGTAACACATACATACAAAAACAAGATACTACTAACTACAACGCGATAATTGATGATAATGCGACTGAAACATCACAATATGAGCTTTGCCTGGTTTTCCAATTCTTAACCAGACTTGAAGAGCAGGACAGCTTTCTGGTCGAGGTAGAAGTAAACGAAATGGTTTGTCTCGTGCGTTACATAAGAACCTACAGAAATAGAGAAATATCTGTCGAATAAGTATCAAACGAGAACGGCAATCAGATTCTACAGACAAATAATAGAAACCCAGTAAGATAATCTCTTGTTTGTTGATGTATCATGCACATGAATACTTTTGCAAAGATATATCACTTGATTGTTGATGTATGCACATGAGTACTTTTGCTTAGTAAAGAAAAGCTTAAATCCACGAACTGTGAGGCTAAGGGGGTGGTACCACGTCCTTGGGACCAAAAACATAACCCAAACTTACTTGATTCCTTCTCAGAAAATGAATACCTAGCTTGGTGGTACCAACATGTCTATTATTTGCAGTATCAAACTTCCATGTCACTGGGACCAGAACCTAACCCAAAATTTTTCTTCAACACTAAGCGCACAAAAACTATTCAAGCCGCAAGACAAACAATTGTTCCAAATTAAGTAAGGTTAGAACAGAGAAGATCTTACTCACTATATTAACCGGACGAAAATcaaagaaaactaaatgaaCCAACGACGACAATATGTTCAAAACCAGAATTAGCTACTAAGAAAGTAAGAAATCACTAACTGAGccttttgttttcaaaaaatgcCACCTTAATGAGAACTTAAGTAAATAAGGAAAGGAAACTAACCAAAGTTGCGACCAACAATGCAATGCCAAGTAGCACCATGTTTCTTGTCAAactctttctttatattttcagCTATATCCTTCTCCACACTGTACTTCTCAAATGCCTACAAAAAGCAAACCCCAGATTCTGACATTGTAAATCCTCATTTAGCAGTAGTATACATCAATCGctccaaatataatttaagagAGACTCTAACTTGAACCAAGCGATCATCAGGGAAAAACTTCTATAGCCTACAAGAACATTAACATCTAGTTCCGTTCCGTACACAATAACAAAATCAGATTTCGAAAAGTTGAGATTGAGAGCAATAAGATCAAATCGAACTCCAGGAGATGACAAATCAGTGAGtaattcctaaaaaaaaactatcacaTGGCACAAATCAATAAGCATCACTCATACCCTAAAACTCAAGATCAAGATAAGAAAAATCCCTAAATCCGAAGAATGTACACAAAGGGAGAGTAAGAGAGACTAACGGAGACGGCGATTTCGATAGCTTCCTTCTGCATATCCTCTTTCATATCAGCACTCTTGATAACAGCTCGTTTCCCAGCCGGTGGAGAAGCTTCGAGTTCCGGAAGACTAGATCTCCGATCATCGGAGATAGTTTGCGCCGGTGCACCTCCTCCGTTCAcgctcttcttcctcctcccgTCACtcatctttcttattttgttttcagtttcgTTCGTCGGCCACacctttttttgaaaatcagatttgatgaagaagagaggaaaggaaAGCGTAAAGCACGGAGGCTATAGTCTCACACTAGTAGTAGTCAGTactttatttagtatagatttttcgTGTCCGAGTCAAAAGATACTACCGATAACTGCATAGATTGGAACTCATTGATACGGCATCGTTTCTGAGCTAATTGGGTCCAACGGCCCAAATGTGTAGTGAACCTCGATACTCATATCTCAGGGGCCCAAAAGCAGATTAACTTTGGTTTAGCATAACACAAATACTGTATATAcgtgaaatttttgtttaatattaattgttgttttatatttacgatacaactttattaattaattttttagtttgaaATATAACAGAAATTGTATCGTATTTGAAATATAACAGAgataaaactaaaaccaaataaaatgtTTGCTAGTAAGCGCCTAGTTAGTAGTTTATTCAACTATTTGGCATGTAATGCTAAAATTATGGTCTCGTCTCTTTTGTGTTTATTCTCCTGCTTGACTCAATTTTTTGAATTTCTATTAAGATGAacaggttttaaaaaatatatttcataataacTATAGGTAAACATTCAgtagaaatttttaaaagaattgaatgGTAAGTTAATAGTACTTATTGGTATTATTCAAAGgcattttagaatattattaatagacaatattttctttatatagtcTATGTCAAATAATCACCtcatatcataatttttttgtaatttttttttttttgtatatatttgataaggTAAGATGTTTATGAATCATAGTTTGTGAACTCCAACGAAGGAACGTGGGGTTGCACAAAATGGCCTACCCACCAACATAGAGTCCTCACAACCGTGATTTCACTAATTTTTTACGTAAGTCCATATTTCgcgtatatattatattgtattgTGGATGTTGATCAAATTTcatgatttttggatttgaaatttgaataaaagaagaagaagatatcgtTTGTTAGTCTTAAAAGTGACATCAACGTCATAGAGGGTTGTGGTTGAAGTTTACTAGCGAGTGGCGACCAAGTTGAGTATCTCAACGAGTACAGATTACCATTGCTTTCATTTGATTATGATTACTTaacaattttcttttcaatttgtTTAAGAAACCTTGAATGACTCTTTTAatacaagaacaaaataaaaagagttgTTCAGTCTGAATTAAAGGTAGTAAAATTATGCAGGCTCGACTTTTGCCTTAGCCAATTGCCACCACATGGCACATGTGTTAATTTATAGTTTGCTAATTCCCTCCCAAATTAAAGCGTCCGGTTCTTATATAGTTTAACCCTATAGTTAAATACAGTGGTTGCTACTTGTATAACAATTTCATAAATAAGGCATTTGTTATAGATTTGgctaaaaaagtttaaaacactAGTTTCTACAAATTGCTTTATGCATTTATTGCATCTTGTTTGTATAAATTAGGGGTGGCcacaatgcaatgcaatgcaagTACTTAGAGGTGCTACTTAACTCAGTACGaataataaaactttgtatCCATATTTTGGTTTACTAAAATTGAGTATCCACAATTTTAAATACTTTCCTAAAATTGATTGGGACATTAGCATTTGCCATTTAGACATACTTTCTCTCTAACTTCTTACACTTAGACCTACTTTTAACTCTTTCTATACTTTTacaacatttttaataaaacttttacttatgcttgaacattttaaaataatataaaaacctaattaattaaaaagtttatgGTTTGGTAAATTAGTCAtgtataactaatttttttatataaattactatattGTATTATAAGACTTTAAGAATATCTTTTACATTAACTCAACATAGATACAAAGTTTGTAAGAAAACATTGTAGGTTGCAGAGCTTCTCTCAACTATTGGAGTTGGATGTCACAAGTTTTGCTTCAAAAACatttgtggatacttatttttgGATAGTTAATTAGtctattaaattcataatttgagTATGTAATGTGGTTGGTTGGATGTGGTTTTGCGGATTCACAGATATTGAATCCACAAAAACCTAAATCTTTAAGCCTAACACACTAAATACTAgacacaaaatataaaagccTAACCATGTATCTTAAAAAGTGAACATTAATGCACTAACTCTACATGGATTTCAAGTTACTATCCACATGTGTAACTTGTATCCATGAATTGTAATAGTATCTACATCAAGCATAGACACATATTATAGTATCAAACAAGAGTTTCAAAGGGTATCTATATGGAAACATATCTATTGATCAAGGTTATAGTACAATTTTTTAGATAGAAAAATACGttagaatacaatttttttagatagaaaatttagttaaataaaattttcaattccaaaactatttatttaatttagtttggactttaaaaattgttgatttgGCTATAAATaccatttaattatatttgatttagatttaactcataaattactttaatttttgtgaaaacaaaaatggggacaaaaattgaaatatgcAAACAATGTTTATTTCCAAGttatacttaaaatatatattaattaaaatgaaaaacaaatgttgaatAAATGattaccaagaaaaaaaaagagataaaaatgagaaagaaatagaaaaagtaaagaTGAATTGAATAGAGagttaatttctaaaaaaattgaaaaccatcTAGTTGGGAAGAAATGTTAGAAGAAGTGAGGGGtaaaatgtaattaaacttGAGAAAAGTATATGAGTAATAAAAAGTAGGTGTAATGGTAAATACTTTTGTAGAAAGTAGGTGTGGATGCAAAATTCCTATTACTTGcaaattatttacaatttttttgcgagttaattcattggtttaaaaaatatgtgtaaTTTGACTGTCTTATATAAGTATCAAAACTATGATAGTTGCTCAAGTCCTTATTCCTCaaatacttatttttattttaggagTGGGCGTATTTATGCCCAATCCTATGATAAATGTAGAATGTTTATTGTGTAAGATGAAAATTACATTACCAAACCTATATTCATGTGGCAACTTCTTGAAGATAAATTATTGTTACATATTAATTGTCACATTTAGTCTCAAATCTTGAAAATTATGGAACCAAAACTCTAAAAgctcatataaaattatatcccactaaTTAAAATGGTACAATTTGATCATGTAGGGAAATCTATATTCCACTAACcttattttttataacatgaaaaaaaaaatccagtatctagtttattttattcctataatttattttaccCCAGCTCATGAATGTGTGTTTCTTGTCATTCATCCAATAGTAACCACCAATCACACCAATATACACAGTTGCATACTTGGATACATTATagtgtgaacaaaaaaaaacacattataaaacccaaaagtcACGTTTCCCGAATTAAGTAAGTAGCCTCCTCCTCttccccatctctctctctctctctctctctttctcaaaactCTGTCTCCAAAAATGGCAGAGCCAAGTTTCTATATTGGAGTCATAGGTAATACCTTCTTTGCACGTATTCTTATAAGATCTCTACTACGTACACATCTTCACGATCTTGTATGATGATGTAACATATATGTGTGTCGGTAACCTCTTATCTTATAATTTGGTGTTTGAACGACGCAGGAAATGTAATCTCCGTTCTCGTCTTCCTCTCACCAGTGTGAgctcactctctttctctcttttaagttttgtaaCAAGTAACCAAATTGAGTCATATactctataattttttttaacatcgatcggtccaaaattattttacaaaatcatcaGGGAGACGTTTTGGAAAATAGTGAAGCGGAGATCGACGGAGGAGTACAAAAGCTTGCCATATATTTGCACGTTGCTAGGATCGTCTTTATGGACATATTACGGCATCGTTACTCCCGGAGAGTATCTTGTTTCCACCGTCAATGGATTTGGTGCTTTTGTTGAAACCATCTACGtttcactttttctcttttatgcCCCTCGACATCTCAAggttttttttcatattttttgttattatatatgtgtatgatCTTCAGTGTTTCTTATATGATAGCtggttaaaatcttttttttatttgatgcATTTTTATTCAGATTTGGATCTGATTATCAGATTTCTCTGTCGCATTTTAAATTGATTAATGTTTTTCTCCCTAAAGTCAAgttgattaaaatatttgatccacttgttataatatatatacactaggAGGGAGTCTAGGATGACTTGtaaagtaaaattttccaatatatttcgacattttacaaaagtgttttggTTCGTATGAttgaaactttatatatttttatgctcAAATTGATATGTTGttacttttgtttctcttttgacaGTTGAACACAATAATAGTGGTAGCGATGTTGAACGTATTCTTCCCAATCGTAGCGATTGTAGCAACGAGAAGTGCGTTCGAAGATGAGAAGATGCGTTCTCAATCGATAGGTTTCATATCTGCTGGtctaaatattataatgtatGGTTCTCCTCTTTCTGCTATGGTAAGTTCATTCCTTAATCTTAATTTCTTCCACCTATCTGTCAATTTCATTGCGTTTAGTAGCGTTTAGGTACTTTTTATATCACCCACGTTTTGAAATTATGATATCATTCATTGTTCATATCCCACTTGGTCCTTTTTGAATTtgcataaattaataattgtttttttctttttttcttgtggcCGTCCATAATCAAAAGTGACCCACCTGGTCTGAAGactaaattttttgtattaaaacataatgattttaattaatttagttttgttttttagttagtGGAGTTCGAATATCGTTTATagtagatttatttttttatttgtttttttttctttcagaaataAGGCATATCTAGGTTCATTTTTGTGGTAGTTGTTCATTTAGTTTATAAAGGTTATTTTCGTTCACACAtgcaatcatcatcatatttaTAAACCAACAACCACCATATGgcattttttaacttttaagcacgtctttaaaaaaaatcaaagtcacATATCAATTAGAAAGACTTGTACGTCATTAGATTTTTCTACATCTAAAATCTGAATATAAACGTCAcaattgttgtatttttttttttcccagctATAATAATGCACCACGACTTTTTTCGTGGgtccattatatataaaatcttagatAAAGACATATAGTGATATACGTATCAtttcgttttcatattttttggcgacaaaaataaataaaattgtgtttttttagtttatcatctgttattataataaaacaaacttaATAGTGTCTTCGTTAAttaaatttacagaaaacaGTAGTGACGACAAAGAGCGTGAAATACATGCCGTTTTGGTTGTcgttttttctcttcttaaacGGCGCGATTTGGGCTGTTTATGCTTCACTCCAACACGACGTCTTCTTACTCGTAAGTatcgttcttttttttgtttttactgttTTGATCACATACATACTTATTTATGGTTATAACTCCTACGTACGCTCTCATGCTGTCCCCAGTGTCTCATAGTCTTTGGCTTTGGACAtacacaaaagaacaaaacacgAAAACTCAACGAAGCTATTTCAATCGACCCCATGTCTCTTTAATATTCCAACCACTAAAATATATTGTCTTTTTCATGACACCTAgtttataaggaaaaaaaaaatcttctggAAGAAAATGTAGATTTATGtgcataatgtttttttttaagaaatttaaaaatgtgGACTTCAAGCCTCcaacatcaaacaaatgattttttgtGGTGATGTTTACAAACAATTaatctttttagaaaattaaagtGTGTGGTCTACAATATGCAACAACTACTATTTCGTGGGGTCTTTTCCCTAATGCGTCTTCTTGAGGTTTTGGATAGGTGTTTGAAATTTGATTGATTATGCTGTTGAGAATAAAGTATTTTGTgcttaatttataataattttttctttctttttgtggttaaaaaatgaGTAGGTGCCAAATGGAGTAGGGTTTGTGTTTGGGACAATGCAACTCATACTTTATGGAATTTATAGAAATGCCAAACCGGTTGGTTTAAGCAACGGCGTTAGTGAGATTGCTCAAGATGAAGAGGAAGGTCTCACATCACGTGATGTCCCTCTCCTCTCTTAAATCTATTTCTCTTTCGTTTTACAACAAATCAGtttactagatttttttttttttgttttatatcgTGAAGAGCTTGTTAATCTGGGTCTCatagttataaatataaatctttctatttttgtgTCCATCTATTGTGGTGTGCGATTTTGTGTACGttagtttttggataaaattagATTAATTTAGAGATGGAGTATTACATATTCTTGGACGCTGTTATATTGACCATAACTTATCCTCATATATAAAAGTATCGGTGGATcatgaaacaaaaccaatacCACCACAGCACCACTCATTCTCATTGGTTCCAcaattctctttttattttttcaaatctggtttgaaaaacttttacactATAGTGGCACAATTAATTTGGTTCATTAGGAAGGACACAAGGTTTATCATCTTCTCAAGGCGTCCAAAAATGTTTATCTCGGCATAGCTTAAATGATGCAAAGATCTTGATATCCCCTACACAGTTCAACACGATTCATTCATAATCGATTGTGGCAACCAAGTACTTCGTACATTGTTGTTACTCGATTAGGCCCAATAATGGGGCCAGATAACATCATATTCTCAATCCTCATAGCCCGGTTGCATTGTATTACAGCCTCAACAAAACTTTGGTGAAACCATCATAATACTAACACATAGAATCTTTGctgtatttgatatatataaacaatatggTAACAGGCCCGGCTCTAAGGGTGTGCAAGCGGTGCACTAGCACAGGGTCCCCAAaattttttccttattttttagtgttttatgatgtatttttaaaaaatctagaagaaaaatacagagaACAAAGGGCCCTTTTTTGGTTGGAGCACAgggaccaaaaaaatattgagcCGGGCCTGTATGGTAACAATATAAGTCGATAGTGAAGGTATCTCGTTTTTGTTGACGTTGGTCGAGACTCGAGAATCATAACTGTAGtgataaaatacataaattatatttttgaactattataaatattatcttttatttttttacttaaaacgCTCCCGTACACAGATACAAGACAAAAGACAACACACGGAATCAACATAATCGCCTACGACAACCTTCCCCTGGAACCGACCAATCAGAATCCTTTTAGAAAGACTTGgatttgtttttcaaaagcaACTCTCTAAGCTCCGCTGGATCAATCTCAGCCGCACGATCGGAGGGTCTGTAGTATCCCGTGACTGGATCTGGTCCCCAAGCAGACTCTGCCTCTTGATCTAAAGCCCTTTGTTCGATCTTCCCTACCATAACTCTGG from the Camelina sativa cultivar DH55 chromosome 12, Cs, whole genome shotgun sequence genome contains:
- the LOC104732046 gene encoding acylpyruvase FAHD1, mitochondrial-like, whose translation is MATSMIQRMFKQGTKIVCVGRNYAAHAKELGNAVPKEPVIFLKPTSSYLENGGTIEIPHPLDSLHHEVELALVIGQKARDVPESIAMDYIGGYAVALDMTARELQASAKAAGLPWTLAKGQDTFTPISSVLPKAMVHDPDNLELWLKVDGEIRQKGVTKDMIFKVPYLISYISSIMTLYEGDVILTGTPEGVGPVKIGQKITAGITGLSEVQFDVERRVKPLSS
- the LOC104732047 gene encoding dynein light chain 2, cytoplasmic; protein product: MSDGRRKKSVNGGGAPAQTISDDRRSSLPELEASPPAGKRAVIKSADMKEDMQKEAIEIAVSAFEKYSVEKDIAENIKKEFDKKHGATWHCIVGRNFGSYVTHETNHFVYFYLDQKAVLLFKSG
- the LOC104732048 gene encoding bidirectional sugar transporter SWEET17 isoform X1 is translated as MAEPSFYIGVIGNVISVLVFLSPVETFWKIVKRRSTEEYKSLPYICTLLGSSLWTYYGIVTPGEYLVSTVNGFGAFVETIYVSLFLFYAPRHLKLNTIIVVAMLNVFFPIVAIVATRSAFEDEKMRSQSIGFISAGLNIIMYGSPLSAMKTVVTTKSVKYMPFWLSFFLFLNGAIWAVYASLQHDVFLLVPNGVGFVFGTMQLILYGIYRNAKPVGLSNGVSEIAQDEEEGLTSRDVPLLS
- the LOC104732048 gene encoding bidirectional sugar transporter SWEET17 isoform X2, translated to MAEPSFYIGVIGNVISVLVFLSPVETFWKIVKRRSTEEYKSLPYICTLLGSSLWTYYGIVTPGEYLVSTVNGFGAFVETIYVSLFLFYAPRHLKLNTIIVVAMLNVFFPIVAIVATRSAFEDEKMRSQSIGFISAGLNIIMYGSPLSAMKTVVTTKSVKYMPFWLSFFLFLNGAIWAVYASLQHDVFLLCLIVFGFGHTQKNKTRKLNEAISIDPMSL
- the LOC104732050 gene encoding late embryogenesis abundant protein Lea5-like translates to MAARSLFGALKHICSATSGNLTGSIVLRRSYVATSQNVTATGLSKGGSTRVMVGKIEQRALDQEAESAWGPDPVTGYYRPSDRAAEIDPAELRELLLKNKSKSF